TCAGCGCCGCGGTCGTCGTGGTCACCCAGACGTGTCCATCGTCGGGTGGCTCGTTGGTCGGTCGGGTCCGGCGACGCTCGTCTCGCTTGAGTTCGGTTCCTCGCACGCGCTGCGACCAGACCTCGGAGGCGCTCACCGCGGACTCACGGCTGATGGATGCCCTCCACCGCGGCCCGGGCCGCTGCACCAGCAACCCCTCCTTGATGAGTTCAGGAATCCGGCCGCGAGAGCAGCCAACGACCTGGGCGGCATCGGCTTGGCTCACCCACTCCTGCTCGTCGGCCGCACGCGCAACGATGAGCCGGTCGACTGACTCGCCCGACACCCACACACGCCCCTCGAGCTTGGCCTCGAGACCGCCAGCCCGGACCCACCGCAGCACTGAGCTCTCCGAGCACGTCAACGCCAGAGCGGCGTCCTCCACTGTCAGCCAACGAGTGATCGGGTCCGGGTCGGAGGTCGGCCTTCGCGCGCTGAGGATCTCGCGCAGGCCGAGGCCTCTCGGCGCCGCCCGTTCTGGGCGTGCCTGCTGGCGTTGCTCACGAGCGGCCCTCCGCTGAGCGCGTTCGATCTGGACCTCTCGGTGCCAGGCCGCCCACTCGAGCACCGATGCAAGATCCAAGGTCGGATGGTGGCCCCGCGCCGACCGACGGACGATGCGATTCACCCGGACGGCATGCTCAATGGTCGGTACACGGATCCCGGTGATCCGCGCGGCCTCCTCCCACGAGACCCACTTCTCCGAGATCGGCACGCCGTCATCCTGCCTCGAAGTGACGAGCTGTGCGACTACATCGTCCCCAGGCCGGGCATGCCGATGCTCGGTGTGAGTGCTCGACCCCGCTCGCCGCGCGTAGGTCTCATGCAGCCGACCGACAAGTCATCTCACGAGGCATCCCAAAGTTGCAATGCGCCCAATTCACCTGCGCCTGTCAGCCCGTTCCTGACAACGTGCCCCGGTCAACATCAGCACCACCGTGGGGGAAACACCATGTTCAAGCACACGCTCAAGCACACCGTCAGGGCGCTAGCCCTGCTGCTCGTCGGCCTCGGCCTCTCGACCTGGGTCCAGCTGCCCGCCAGCGCGATCGTCGATCGCGACTGCGGCGACTTCCCGACCCAGGCTGCGGCACAGAACTTCTTCAACAACGCCGGCGCGGGCGACCCGCACGGCCTCGACGCGGACAACAACGGCATCGCCTGCGAGTCGAACCCGTGCCCGTGCATCGGCCGCGGCAACCCCGGCGGCCAGAACCCGGGCACGAACAACCAGCAGAACCAGGGACCACGCATCTACCGCGAGACCGGCAACGTCGTCCGCGTGATCGACGGCGACACCCTTAAGGTACGACTCCGCGCCGGCAGCGTCGTCTCCGTGCGGATGCTCGGCATCAACACCCCCGAGCGCGGCCGCTGCGGCGCACGGGACGCTACTGACAACCTCCGCCGGATGGCACCCGTCCGGTCGACCGTGCATCTGGTCTCCGACCCGTCCCAGGCAGCCAACGACCGTTACGGGCGCCTCCTGCGCTACGTCAAGCGACAGGGCGGATACAACGATCTCTCGTTCCGCCAGGCCTGGGACGGCTACACCAAGCGCTACGTGTTCGGCGGCAAGCCCGTCGCGCGGGACCGCGAGTACGTCCGCGGCGTGAACCGAGCCCGCCGAGTCGACGCAGGCCTCTGGGGCACCTGCTGGTGACCACCACCCGGCGTCAGCAGCGCCGAGACATATGCAGGGCGCCGGACGAGCAACTCGTCCGGCGCCCTGTGCCATTCGCGCGCGACTACTGAGTGAGCACCTGGGCCTCGCCGACCCGAACATCCGCGGTGGCGGACAGATCGAACTCGATCACCCCAGTCATCCCTCCCCCGGCCCACTCCACCCTCCAGAACGACGTGGCCGCGACCTCAAACGCACCGCCGGGCTCGTCAGCGCTAGTCCGCTGATAGCGATACCCACACGTCGGAGAGTCCGACTTCCCATAACGATCGGCGTAGGGCGTACCCGCGCCGCACGTAATCGGATCCGAGCCATCTCCCATGTCCCACACCACCTTGGCGACCGACGCGGTAGCCGTGACCGTCACGCCCGCCGCGGACGCCGACCTCGTAATCGGGCCGAAGGTGTTGGGCGCCGGGTTCCCCACCCACATCCAGACCGGGAGCCCGATCAGGCCCATCCGATCCTCGCCGGCCTCTGGGACAATGCCGATTCCGATCGGCTCAAGGTCCATCGCCGCCACCGCGCGCGCAGCTAGCTCTCCGGGGTTCACCCACTCGGTTGCCGGACCCTCAATCCAGACCTTCGGAGGCCCACCAGTGGGCGCGATATAGGGCGGCGGCGGTGAACAGAAGTACCAGTCACCGTTTTCATCGGCCTTCCCCTCCGGGGGCGGGTCCTGCGGATCCGCGAGCGTCACCCAGCAATTGTGGGCAGCGCTCCACGGCGCACCCTGGTTCTCACAAGGAACTTCGTTGCCCAAGTAGAAGCACTTCACGATCCCGCCACCCTCGTTCTCGCCGCCACCTCCGGGCGTCCCAGGACAAACGATCTTGATCTTGATCTCGCCAGTCTTCGGGTCTTTGTACGTGACCTTGTAACAGTCATCGTCACTGTTCTGAGCAGCGTAGGCGTCGCCCGCGGACGCAACGCTCGTCAAGGCGAGGGCTGCTGCGCCGATCAACGCGAGGCGCCTCAGCACTCTGTCACCTCGTCGGGGAGAGACTCTGCGGACGTGACCTTCCATCGAGCGCCAGCCTTTTCAACGCGGTAGACCTGCTCTAGTCGGCGCGGAAGTTCCTGACCCTCAAACTTGATCCATGGCAAGACTGAGGCGTCGGCGACTCGAATCACATCTACGTTGCTGCCGTCTTCGCAGTCAGTAACCAACGCGCTTCCATCTTGTTGCATCTCGGTGCCGACGACTTCGTGTTCCCAAGCTCCCTGAAAGCGCGTTTCCGGAGGAGCGGTCAACTGCTGCACAAACTGCTGCAACGCAAAGTGCTCCTGGCCGGTCGCGTACCTGTTGAGCCTCTTGCTGATGCGACCAGTTGCGTACGCCTCGTCGCGAACGTTGAGGTAGCCGAGTAGCGCTGCGGCGGCCTTGTCTTCGTCGGAGGCAGGTTCGGTAATGGTTGGTTCGGTCGGCGTGGGCTCGGTCGTGCCTGAGCTGGTGGAGCTAGTTGGGCTCGGATCGGTAGGCCCGTTGCCGCCGTCGGGGTCGTTGCCGCCGCACGACGCAGCGCACAGCAGCATCGTCGACGCGCAGACGGCGGCGACGGCTCGTCCCGGAGGACGGCGCAGCGCCCGACTGCTGAGGGATCGATGGGTCATCACGGCACTTCCTTTGCGCGTCGCCGCTAGCTTGCGAGCCACTGGTGGTTACG
Above is a genomic segment from Nocardioides okcheonensis containing:
- a CDS encoding excalibur calcium-binding domain-containing protein, translating into MFKHTLKHTVRALALLLVGLGLSTWVQLPASAIVDRDCGDFPTQAAAQNFFNNAGAGDPHGLDADNNGIACESNPCPCIGRGNPGGQNPGTNNQQNQGPRIYRETGNVVRVIDGDTLKVRLRAGSVVSVRMLGINTPERGRCGARDATDNLRRMAPVRSTVHLVSDPSQAANDRYGRLLRYVKRQGGYNDLSFRQAWDGYTKRYVFGGKPVARDREYVRGVNRARRVDAGLWGTCW
- a CDS encoding helix-turn-helix domain-containing protein, which gives rise to MPISEKWVSWEEAARITGIRVPTIEHAVRVNRIVRRSARGHHPTLDLASVLEWAAWHREVQIERAQRRAAREQRQQARPERAAPRGLGLREILSARRPTSDPDPITRWLTVEDAALALTCSESSVLRWVRAGGLEAKLEGRVWVSGESVDRLIVARAADEQEWVSQADAAQVVGCSRGRIPELIKEGLLVQRPGPRWRASISRESAVSASEVWSQRVRGTELKRDERRRTRPTNEPPDDGHVWVTTTTAALTLGLTRNGVGQRIRAGTLPGTRRGNRYWLRRQDVEVAAAARAFTWRRNNNR